The DNA sequence CCTCTGGGCTGTACTTGATGGCGTTGCCCAGGAGGTTGTTCAGCACGTTGGACAGCATCTGCCGGTCCAGCCGCACCAGCCTTTCCTGGCCCTGATGATCATAGTGTATCGCCTGTCCTGGTTTGGCCAGTGCGCGCAGGTCCTCGATCAGCTCGATGCAGAGGTGGACCAGGTCGATCTCGTGAGGATCGCAGCGCATCATGCCCTGCTCGAGCTTCTCCAGCGAGAGGAACTCATTGAGCATGGCGGTGAGTTCGCGCACCTTGGTGCGTATGCGCTGGATGTGCCGGTCCATTTTTTCGCTTTCCGGGGCGCCCTGCGCATAGCGGGCGATGAGGTCGGTGCTGCTCATGATGGTGCTGAGCGGCGTTCGGAACTCGTGCGAGGCCATGCTCACGAAGCGCGACTTCAGCGCGTTGAGTTCCTTTTCGGCATCCAGCGCCTGGCGGAGTTCCTCCTGGGCGTGCCGAAGTTCCGCTGTCCGGGCCTCCACCCGGGCCTCCAGTTCGGCGTTCACCCTTTGCAGTTCCTTCTCGATGCGCCGGCGTCGCGTCACATCGGTCACCAGGGCCATCACATAGCGCTCGTCATCCACCACGAAATGGTTCAGGCTCACTTCCACGGGGAAGAGGCTGCCGTCCTTCCGCCTGCCCAACAGTTCCAAGCCAGCGCCCATGGGCCGTTCCACGGGCCGCTTGTCATAGGCGCTCCGGTGTATCTCGTGCGAGCGCCTCAGGTCTTCTGGGATGAGCATCTCAATGGGCTGTCCCAGAAGCTCGCCTTCCCCATAGCCGAAAAGCTCAGCCAGCCGGGGGTTGCGCAATTGGATCACACCTTTCTTGTCCACCACCACAAGGCCTTCAGCCGCCGTGCTGAAGAGCATGGCGCAAATGCGCGCCACCTGGTCCGGCTCGAAATGGGTCCGCATCCCGCCGCCCAAGATAGCCGGGAGGGTCATGTGCCTGCCTCGCGGATGCTGCTCCCGCCGGAGCGTTCGTCATAGACCTTCCACGTCCTCAGCGGGCGCGCGTACAGGTTGAGGGTCACCGCGCGCTGGCCGCTGTCGTTGATGTAGCGATGGATGCTCCTGCCATTGTGGAGGTAGGAGAAGGAATCGCGGTCCAGCTTGGCGGCGCTCACCCGGCGCAGGTTGCCGCCCGGACCCGGCTCAAACCGCTCCTCCACTACGGTTCCCCGCACCGGATGCACCCAGGCTTCCTCGGTGGCATAGTCGT is a window from the Flavobacteriales bacterium genome containing:
- a CDS encoding PAS domain S-box protein → MRTHFEPDQVARICAMLFSTAAEGLVVVDKKGVIQLRNPRLAELFGYGEGELLGQPIEMLIPEDLRRSHEIHRSAYDKRPVERPMGAGLELLGRRKDGSLFPVEVSLNHFVVDDERYVMALVTDVTRRRRIEKELQRVNAELEARVEARTAELRHAQEELRQALDAEKELNALKSRFVSMASHEFRTPLSTIMSSTDLIARYAQGAPESEKMDRHIQRIRTKVRELTAMLNEFLSLEKLEQGMMRCDPHEIDLVHLCIELIEDLRALAKPGQAIHYDHQGQERLVRLDRQMLSNVLNNLLGNAIKYSPEDKRIDLETAIADGKLTITVKDQGMGIPVEDQHHLFERFFRASNAFTVQGTGLGLNLVRRYLDLMGGTIGFESTPGQGSTFIAELPQNIPPHEDHPVDRG
- a CDS encoding cysteine dioxygenase family protein translates to MSQERIRTVEQLVKALHEAPMHKGYLRILERVDILPEAFDDLCTWHPKRYTRNCIARTDDFELLLICYEPGQRTSIHDYATEEAWVHPVRGTVVEERFEPGPGGNLRRVSAAKLDRDSFSYLHNGRSIHRYINDSGQRAVTLNLYARPLRTWKVYDERSGGSSIREAGT